A genomic region of Choristoneura fumiferana chromosome 17, NRCan_CFum_1, whole genome shotgun sequence contains the following coding sequences:
- the LOC141436816 gene encoding 5-hydroxytryptamine receptor — protein sequence MAVTSVVLAIIILATIVGNVFVIAAIIIERNLQNVANYLVASLAVADLMVACLVMPLGAVYEVSQGWILGPELCDMWTSSDVLCSSASILHLVAIATDRYWAVTDVDYIHIRNEKRIFTMIVLVWAAALVVSLAPQLGWKDPDYLARITQQQKCLVSQDLAYQIFATCSTFYVPLAVILILYWKIFQTARRRIRRRREPPPPRPTSADGTTTPSGRTVQSARDRRFVKKRFLNLKKCNQRTRAETLAASLLLTEGQSTSTVDTLDEEPRTTAFTINEKAPSVSPEKSSSTVTNGSKAERAIVPAPTHREKKESLEAKRERKAAKTLAIITGAFVFCWLPFFIMALVMPICSSCVISDYLASFFLWLGYFNSTLNPVIYTIFSPDFRQAFARILFGTHRRGRNKKF from the exons GTAACGTGTTCGTGATTGCTGCAATAATAATCGAGCGAAACCTCCAGAACGTGGCCAACTATTTGGTCGCATCGCTCGCCGTCGCGGACCTCATGGTCGCGTGTCTGGTCATGCCTTTAGGTGCTGTTTATGAG GTCAGCCAAGGCTGGATCCTCGGTCCGGAGCTGTGCGACATGTGGACGTCCAGCGACGTACTTTGCAGCTCAGCTTCCATTCTTCACCTCGTCGCCATCGCCACAGACAG GTACTGGGCCGTCACGGATGTGGACTATATCCACATTCGTAACGAGAAGCGCATCTTCACAATGATCGTGTTGGTGTGGGCAGCCGCGCTAGTGGTGTCGCTCGCCCCGCAGCTGGGCTGGAAGGACCCTGACTACCTCGCCCGCATCACCCAACAACAGAAGTGCCTCGTCAGCCAAGACCTTGCGTACCAGATCTTCGCCACCTGCTCCACGTTCTACGTTCCACTGGCTGTTATCCTAATCCTGTACTGGAAGATCTTCCAAACAGCCAGAAGACGGATCAGGAGGAGGAGAGAACCCCCACCCCCTCGTCCAACATCAGCTGACGGTACAACCACACCTTCGGGTAGAACTGTCCAATCAGCAAGAGACAGGCGGTTTGTTAAAAAACGGTTTCTCAATCTGAAGAAGTGCAATCAACGTACGCGAGCGGAAACCCTCGCCGCCTCACTTCTTCTCACTGAGGGTCAAAGTACTTCCACAGTAGATACGTTAGATGAAGAACCGCGTACCACCGCCTTCACAATCAACGAAAAGGCGCCTTCTGTTTCCCCAGAAAAGTCTTCCTCGACCGTCACTAATGGGTCGAAAGCGGAGCGGGCTATCGTTCCCGCTCCCACACACAGGGAAAAGAAGGAGTCTCTCGAAGCGAAGAGGGAGAGGAAAGCAGCAAAGACGCTTGCGATTATAACGGGAGCATTCGTTTTCTGTTGGCTACCGTTCTTCATCATGGCGTTGGTGATGCCTATCTGCTCATCGTGTGTGATCAGTGATTACTTGGCTAGTTTCTTCCTGTGGCTCGGATACTTCAACTCTACCCTCAATCCGGTCATCTACACGATCTTCAGCCCAGACTTCCGCCAGGCTTTTGCCCGGATCCTCTTTGGCACTCACCGGCGTGGACGGAATAAAAAATTCTAA